A stretch of Deltaproteobacteria bacterium DNA encodes these proteins:
- a CDS encoding FHA domain-containing protein encodes MHVAETKQLFTKQGLTFQELDPILEKVRAGMEDGFLVASDAESAHYLFIIGKTLYSGAVMTKTDKHLTPVADFFSWYAKKGSANLEVVKGDKKLLLCMLVKLSHKATQTFTTDVIDLEDVIKKIDDGKKDCIVALHGEKGWGFSIFIGGNALATFVDKAPELDQTPLDRLLLYTHSMPHDKPLSVEVFGDTRVVPASDSGDMPAAPVTAHFAKPSSGATIEVLEDGKPIGTFPVSGAMEIGREKTNAIMLAEAGVSRSHAVIEEKNGKFIITDHKSANGTFFKGTRIESKELHNGDEITIRKYTLRFHAAKGAEKSEPEEDLASKTIFAEMPPMPAKAPAAQPGQAAQAAAGIGQADAGATASVVFADGNSHPLGSITTIGKDAEADIKVEGMLVGKRHATIIRGKGMYKIIKKEGLAPLKINGEKKDEHVLKDGDSIEISGLKLTFRAGKV; translated from the coding sequence ATGCACGTAGCCGAGACAAAACAACTCTTCACAAAGCAAGGGCTCACATTCCAGGAATTAGACCCAATACTTGAAAAGGTCCGGGCCGGAATGGAAGACGGATTCCTGGTCGCCTCCGACGCCGAGAGCGCACACTACCTCTTCATCATCGGCAAAACCCTATATAGCGGCGCCGTGATGACCAAGACCGACAAGCACCTCACACCGGTTGCGGACTTTTTTTCATGGTACGCGAAGAAAGGCTCGGCAAACCTGGAGGTCGTAAAGGGCGACAAGAAGCTTCTTCTCTGCATGCTTGTAAAACTTAGCCACAAGGCTACCCAGACATTTACCACCGACGTCATAGACTTAGAAGACGTTATAAAGAAAATAGATGACGGCAAAAAAGACTGCATCGTTGCGCTTCACGGCGAAAAGGGCTGGGGGTTCTCGATATTCATCGGAGGAAACGCGCTTGCGACCTTCGTTGACAAGGCCCCGGAGCTCGACCAGACGCCGCTTGACCGACTTCTTCTCTACACGCACAGCATGCCGCACGATAAACCTCTCTCCGTAGAGGTCTTTGGCGACACTAGAGTTGTTCCGGCCTCCGACTCAGGCGACATGCCCGCAGCTCCCGTGACAGCGCACTTCGCGAAACCGTCCTCAGGGGCAACGATAGAGGTACTTGAAGACGGCAAACCAATTGGCACATTCCCGGTATCCGGGGCCATGGAGATCGGCAGGGAAAAAACCAACGCCATAATGCTTGCCGAGGCAGGAGTATCGCGGTCCCACGCCGTAATAGAGGAAAAAAACGGGAAGTTCATCATCACGGACCACAAGAGCGCCAACGGCACGTTCTTCAAGGGCACACGGATAGAGTCCAAGGAACTGCACAACGGCGACGAGATAACGATACGTAAATACACGCTCCGCTTCCACGCGGCAAAAGGCGCGGAAAAATCCGAGCCAGAGGAAGACCTCGCAAGCAAGACCATATTCGCCGAGATGCCTCCTATGCCTGCAAAGGCCCCTGCAGCACAACCCGGGCAAGCCGCGCAGGCTGCTGCCGGCATAGGACAGGCCGATGCAGGCGCAACAGCCTCGGTAGTGTTCGCGGACGGGAACTCTCATCCGCTTGGAAGCATCACGACAATCGGCAAGGACGCGGAGGCCGACATCAAGGTCGAAGGCATGCTTGTAGGAAAACGCCACGCAACCATCATCAGGGGCAAGGGCATGTACAAGATAATAAAGAAGGAAGGGCTTGCTCCGCTAAAGATAAACGGCGAGAAAAAAGACGAGCACGTTCTAAAGGACGGCGACTCAATCGAGATAAGCGGCCTTAAGCTGACCTTCAGGGCAGGAAAGGTTTAG
- a CDS encoding DUF805 domain-containing protein translates to MNWYIEVLKKYAVFDGRARRAEFWYFQLFNFIITLILAFATSAIKLPIISIVYYLAILIPSLAVNVRRLHDIDRSGWWLLIAFVPIIGFIILLIFDITDGTPGKNRFGDNPKETAPVA, encoded by the coding sequence ATGAACTGGTATATCGAAGTGTTAAAAAAGTACGCGGTGTTCGATGGCAGGGCAAGACGAGCGGAATTTTGGTACTTTCAATTATTCAACTTTATAATAACCCTAATACTTGCCTTTGCTACCTCGGCAATAAAACTACCGATTATCTCTATAGTTTATTATTTAGCGATTCTTATACCTTCCCTGGCAGTAAACGTAAGGCGGCTGCACGACATAGACCGGAGCGGCTGGTGGCTCCTGATAGCGTTTGTTCCAATAATAGGCTTCATCATTCTACTTATATTCGATATAACCGACGGCACGCCCGGGAAAAACCGTTTTGGCGACAATCCGAAGGAAACAGCACCGGTAGCATAA
- the cobA gene encoding uroporphyrinogen-III C-methyltransferase, with protein sequence MPTLRSGHVYLVGAGPGDPGLVTVKGAEALKKADTVIYDFLANARLLTHAKKAKEFLYVGKKGASKNISQEKINSLIVSRAKSGQTVVRLKGGDPFIFGRGAEEALSLVKNNIPFSIIPGVTSAIAAPAYAGIPLTHRGYSSSVTFLTGHEGEGKTESSIRWDLLAKNDSTLVILMGWKNMAAIARRLIENGRPASTPAAAIRWGTLATQKTVTATLGTIAGIAKKQGLMPPLIIVVGDIVGLGKKLNWFEELPLFGRRVLVTRAAEQASDFSNTLEGYGAIPVPFPAIKTVAPKNTRPLDTAIRRLSSYNWAIFTSVNGVKYFFERLYALGLDLRELKGVKICSIGPATAEAIKERGIKIDLVPKEFKAEGVLKALGKKSISGKRFVLPRAEVAREVLPDEIRRLGGTIDVVTVYTTVKPKKETAELKKTLLKAPVDVVTFTSSSTVTNFCSLFKTKAELKRALGKAKIACIGPITAKTAKDNGLKTDIMPKDYTTAGLASAMAAYFKKAKKAE encoded by the coding sequence ATGCCGACACTCCGCTCAGGACACGTATACCTCGTTGGCGCGGGCCCGGGTGACCCGGGGCTCGTCACCGTAAAAGGCGCGGAGGCCCTTAAAAAGGCCGACACCGTTATTTACGACTTCCTTGCCAATGCGCGCCTTCTTACGCACGCGAAGAAGGCAAAGGAATTCCTCTACGTCGGCAAAAAAGGCGCATCTAAAAATATCTCTCAGGAAAAAATAAACAGCCTCATCGTAAGCCGCGCAAAATCGGGGCAGACCGTTGTGCGCCTAAAGGGCGGAGACCCGTTCATATTCGGCAGAGGAGCGGAAGAAGCCCTATCCCTTGTCAAAAACAACATCCCCTTCTCCATCATCCCGGGCGTTACATCGGCAATAGCCGCTCCTGCGTACGCGGGCATTCCGCTTACGCACAGAGGGTATTCGTCGTCTGTCACGTTCCTTACTGGCCACGAGGGCGAAGGAAAGACCGAAAGCTCCATACGCTGGGATCTTCTTGCAAAAAACGACTCGACCCTTGTAATACTCATGGGCTGGAAGAACATGGCCGCGATAGCCAGACGCCTAATCGAGAACGGGCGGCCTGCATCTACCCCTGCGGCAGCAATCCGCTGGGGCACCCTCGCTACCCAGAAAACCGTTACCGCAACACTTGGCACCATAGCCGGAATCGCGAAAAAACAGGGGCTCATGCCGCCGCTTATAATAGTGGTTGGCGACATCGTCGGGCTCGGTAAAAAACTCAACTGGTTCGAGGAGCTGCCGCTCTTTGGCAGACGCGTGCTGGTAACACGGGCCGCAGAGCAGGCATCGGATTTTTCAAATACATTAGAAGGTTACGGAGCAATCCCCGTGCCCTTCCCTGCAATAAAAACAGTAGCGCCCAAAAACACCCGGCCGCTCGACACCGCCATACGCCGCCTTTCAAGCTACAATTGGGCTATCTTTACGAGCGTAAATGGTGTAAAATATTTCTTTGAGCGCCTGTATGCGCTTGGCCTCGACCTAAGGGAGCTAAAGGGCGTAAAGATATGCTCCATAGGGCCTGCAACAGCCGAGGCAATCAAAGAACGCGGCATAAAAATCGACCTCGTGCCAAAGGAATTCAAGGCAGAGGGCGTGCTTAAAGCGCTTGGCAAGAAAAGTATCAGCGGCAAGAGGTTCGTGCTCCCGAGGGCAGAGGTCGCAAGGGAAGTACTGCCCGATGAGATAAGAAGGCTTGGCGGAACAATCGACGTGGTAACGGTCTACACCACGGTAAAGCCGAAGAAAGAGACTGCGGAGCTCAAAAAAACGCTTCTAAAGGCCCCGGTGGACGTGGTAACCTTCACGTCGTCGTCAACGGTAACCAACTTCTGCTCGCTCTTTAAGACAAAAGCAGAGCTTAAGCGCGCGCTCGGGAAGGCAAAGATTGCGTGCATAGGCCCGATAACCGCGAAAACGGCAAAGGATAACGGGCTTAAGACAGATATAATGCCAAAGGACTACACCACAGCGGGACTTGCCTCGGCAATGGCCGCTTACTTCAAGAAAGCAAAAAAAGCGGAGTGA
- the hemB gene encoding porphobilinogen synthase translates to MALQTSRPRRLRKTETLRRLVRETTLSANDFVLPLFIVYGTNIKKPIASMPGHFQISVDKVADECKEILELGIPAVILFGIPETKDNLGTSASDPKGPVQLAIKEIKKHVPELLVITDVCMCEYTSHGHCGVIRNNDVDNDSTLELLSDEAVSHAEAGADMVAPSDMMDGRVRAIRHKLDSRGFREIPIMSYAAKYASAYYGPFRDAAESTPQFGDRRSYQMDPGNTDEALREVALDVAEGADIIMVKPALPYLDIIRRIKDNFNLPIAAYNVSGEFSMIKAAAEKGWIDGDRVMMETLTSIKRAGAGIIITYFAKEAARLLRSTK, encoded by the coding sequence ATGGCGCTCCAGACATCGAGACCAAGAAGGCTAAGAAAGACCGAAACGCTAAGAAGACTCGTTCGTGAAACCACCCTCTCGGCAAACGACTTCGTGCTCCCGCTCTTTATAGTATACGGCACGAACATCAAGAAGCCGATAGCCTCCATGCCGGGGCACTTCCAGATATCGGTGGATAAGGTGGCAGATGAGTGCAAAGAAATCCTTGAGCTCGGCATACCTGCCGTAATACTCTTTGGCATACCGGAGACAAAGGACAACCTCGGAACAAGCGCATCCGACCCAAAGGGCCCTGTGCAGCTTGCTATAAAGGAAATAAAAAAGCACGTGCCCGAGCTTCTCGTCATAACGGACGTATGCATGTGCGAGTACACCTCGCACGGCCACTGCGGCGTTATAAGAAATAACGACGTTGACAACGACTCGACCCTCGAGCTCCTCTCGGATGAGGCAGTATCGCACGCCGAGGCAGGGGCCGACATGGTGGCGCCTTCCGACATGATGGACGGACGCGTCAGAGCCATAAGACACAAGCTCGATTCACGCGGGTTTAGAGAAATCCCGATAATGAGCTACGCCGCAAAATACGCGAGCGCGTACTACGGGCCCTTCAGGGACGCTGCCGAATCGACGCCTCAGTTCGGGGACAGAAGAAGCTACCAGATGGACCCGGGGAACACCGATGAGGCGCTAAGGGAAGTCGCTCTCGATGTGGCAGAAGGCGCGGACATCATCATGGTAAAGCCGGCGCTTCCGTACCTTGACATTATCAGAAGAATAAAGGACAACTTTAATCTGCCGATTGCGGCCTACAACGTAAGCGGCGAGTTCTCGATGATAAAGGCTGCTGCGGAAAAAGGCTGGATAGACGGCGACAGAGTGATGATGGAGACCCTCACCTCGATCAAAAGGGCTGGTGCGGGAATAATAATAACCTACTTTGCGAAGGAAGCCGCACGGCTCCTTCGGAGTACAAAATAA
- the ahbD gene encoding heme b synthase gives MHGNAPKGHPHEVPGMKPGHGHGHGQTDKDGKKIWLPKLIAWELTRSCNLDCIHCRAAARFGPYPNELTTEECKKFMDDVASFCKPIMIMTGGEPMLRDDIWELASYGTKIGLRMVMAPCGFLVTEETVKKMIDSGIQRVSFSIDGATEESHDNFRRVKGAFKSVMTAIENCNKLGMEFQVNTTISKHNLHELPKILELVISLGAKAHHPFLLVPTGRGAELKDLEISPEDYEKTLSWFYEMREKVPIQFKPTCAPHYYRIFRQGEKEKGISVTPETHGLDAMSKGCMGGQSFAFVSHMGKVQICGFLEEECGDIRKEPFSKIWQTSPVFLEMRAWDDYNGRCGYCEYRSVCGGCRARAFAFTGDYMDEEPFCTYQPTEAAKNARDEKRKKASGGPK, from the coding sequence ATGCACGGAAACGCGCCAAAAGGACATCCCCACGAAGTCCCGGGGATGAAGCCCGGACACGGGCACGGCCATGGCCAGACCGATAAGGACGGAAAAAAGATATGGCTCCCGAAGCTCATCGCGTGGGAGCTTACGAGGTCGTGTAACCTTGACTGCATACACTGCAGAGCTGCTGCAAGGTTTGGCCCCTACCCAAACGAGCTTACGACCGAAGAGTGCAAGAAGTTCATGGACGACGTGGCGAGCTTTTGTAAGCCCATCATGATAATGACCGGCGGCGAGCCCATGCTAAGGGACGACATCTGGGAACTCGCAAGCTACGGCACGAAAATCGGCCTCCGGATGGTCATGGCGCCGTGCGGCTTCCTTGTTACCGAAGAAACGGTGAAGAAGATGATAGACTCGGGCATACAGAGGGTCAGCTTCTCAATCGACGGCGCAACGGAAGAGAGCCACGACAACTTCCGCCGCGTAAAGGGCGCCTTCAAGAGCGTTATGACCGCAATCGAGAACTGCAATAAGCTTGGCATGGAGTTCCAGGTCAATACGACGATATCAAAGCACAATCTTCACGAGCTTCCAAAAATCCTCGAGCTCGTCATCTCTCTTGGCGCAAAGGCGCACCACCCGTTCCTTCTCGTGCCAACGGGCAGGGGCGCGGAGCTAAAGGATCTTGAGATATCTCCGGAAGACTACGAAAAAACCCTTTCCTGGTTCTACGAGATGAGGGAGAAGGTGCCAATCCAGTTCAAGCCCACCTGCGCCCCGCATTATTACAGGATTTTCAGGCAGGGAGAAAAGGAAAAAGGCATCAGCGTCACTCCCGAAACCCACGGCCTGGACGCCATGAGCAAGGGATGCATGGGAGGACAAAGCTTCGCATTCGTCTCGCACATGGGCAAGGTGCAAATCTGCGGCTTCCTCGAGGAAGAATGCGGAGACATAAGAAAAGAGCCTTTCAGCAAGATATGGCAGACCTCTCCAGTGTTTCTCGAGATGAGGGCATGGGACGATTATAACGGCAGGTGCGGATACTGCGAGTATAGAAGCGTTTGCGGCGGTTGCAGGGCCAGGGCCTTTGCCTTCACAGGCGACTACATGGACGAAGAGCCGTTTTGCACATATCAGCCAACCGAGGCCGCAAAGAACGCAAGGGATGAAAAACGCAAAAAGGCCTCCGGAGGGCCTAAGTAA